The following proteins come from a genomic window of Acinetobacter sp. SAAs474:
- a CDS encoding sugar phosphate isomerase/epimerase family protein has product MMQHDDQQHQYSLSFLTVADVSPVEAIKIAAECGYAQVGLRFLPAAQHEIEYPILTDKKLLKETQAALKDSCVKVADVEIVRLTHDFNSHQYLQFLDVAQQLGAKHILIAGNDNEQSRLIENFARFCELSKQYNLTCDLEFMPWTAVKNLTQAQTIVEHSGQSNAAVLIDSLHFDRSNSTLKQVKALPASQMNYVQLCDGFAKYDPSDDGLIEIARNNRLVPGQGDIDLLGLIAALPKNITLAAEVPNLQLAKLPALQRAQINLQAIKALVALAHAEIVVR; this is encoded by the coding sequence ATGATGCAGCATGATGATCAGCAGCACCAATATTCTTTATCTTTTTTAACTGTTGCAGATGTCAGTCCTGTCGAAGCAATTAAAATTGCAGCAGAATGTGGTTATGCGCAGGTTGGGCTACGCTTTTTACCGGCTGCCCAGCATGAAATTGAATATCCTATTTTAACGGATAAAAAACTGCTTAAAGAAACCCAAGCTGCATTAAAAGACAGTTGTGTAAAAGTTGCAGATGTTGAAATTGTACGTTTAACACATGATTTTAATAGTCATCAATATCTACAATTTTTAGATGTCGCACAGCAACTTGGTGCGAAACACATATTAATTGCGGGTAATGATAATGAACAAAGTCGCTTGATTGAAAATTTTGCACGCTTTTGTGAATTAAGCAAACAATATAATTTAACCTGCGACCTTGAGTTTATGCCTTGGACTGCAGTTAAAAATTTAACTCAAGCGCAGACGATTGTTGAACATTCTGGTCAATCAAATGCTGCAGTTTTAATTGATTCATTACATTTTGATCGCTCAAATTCAACGCTTAAACAAGTTAAAGCATTACCGGCTTCACAAATGAATTATGTGCAGTTATGTGATGGCTTTGCCAAATATGATCCAAGTGATGATGGATTGATTGAGATTGCTCGCAATAATCGTTTAGTGCCAGGGCAGGGTGATATTGATTTACTTGGATTAATTGCAGCTTTGCCAAAAAACATCACTTTAGCAGCAGAAGTTCCTAATTTGCAACTTGCCAAATTACCGGCGTTACAACGTGCACAAATTAATTTGCAAGCAATTAAAGCCTTGGTGGCTTTAGCACATGCGGAAATTGTAGTGAGGTAA
- a CDS encoding FAD-dependent oxidoreductase: MNASTQHDFTVAETSIHHEQQCDVLVIGSGAGGLSTAVTAADQGLDVIVAEKATVFGGTTAVSGGWLWIPNTPHAQHAGQAEPIETPKQYLKNVLGDQYDEQKIHTYLTKAPEMVDFFEKSTDVKFNIGAAVPDFFHIEGSRVGWRSIVAAPFDGRELGSNLHLLKPAIPETMVWGMGIASGADMKHFINTFNTFSSFIYATKRVLRHVTDLLLRNRSTQIVNGNALVARLLKSALNLNVKLYSNHAAIQLLYEQDRVVGAIFKTPEGLVKIRAKQGVVLATGGFPHDEKRKQQLFEHVSLGTPHYSAAPETNTGDGLKLAESVGASVSENLPWAGAWAPVSLIPRLDGTLGRFPHLVERGKPGLIAVLKNGQRFTNEGDSYPAFIKDMLKNTVKGELSRCWLICDHKFIRRYGLGAVKPFPISMQPWLENGYLKSANNLEALAAQCGIQAEALKNTVTTYNIHAKNGIDPEFHRGTTPYQKAQGDADHQPNPCIAPIVHAPFYAVEIVPGSLGTFAGLHTDTASRVLDKNTQLPIPGLYAVGNDMNSIMGGQYPSGGITLGPAMTFGYLAGQHLADTALNACTKNMDGT, encoded by the coding sequence ATGAATGCGTCAACTCAACACGATTTTACGGTGGCAGAGACCTCCATTCACCATGAACAGCAATGTGATGTTTTGGTCATTGGTTCTGGTGCGGGTGGATTATCTACCGCTGTGACTGCGGCAGATCAAGGTTTGGATGTGATTGTTGCCGAAAAAGCAACCGTCTTTGGTGGAACAACAGCAGTTTCTGGTGGATGGCTATGGATTCCTAATACGCCACATGCCCAACATGCGGGACAGGCTGAACCGATTGAAACGCCAAAACAATATCTAAAAAATGTTTTAGGTGATCAGTATGATGAGCAAAAAATTCATACCTATTTAACCAAAGCACCTGAAATGGTAGATTTTTTTGAAAAATCTACAGATGTTAAATTTAACATTGGTGCCGCTGTACCTGATTTTTTTCATATTGAAGGATCACGTGTGGGTTGGCGTTCAATTGTAGCAGCACCTTTTGATGGCCGAGAACTAGGTTCTAATTTGCATTTACTCAAGCCAGCAATTCCTGAAACGATGGTTTGGGGGATGGGAATTGCTTCTGGTGCAGATATGAAGCATTTCATTAATACCTTTAATACATTTTCTTCATTTATCTATGCGACTAAACGTGTTTTACGCCATGTTACTGATTTACTATTGAGGAACCGTTCTACACAAATTGTCAATGGCAATGCGCTTGTCGCACGCTTATTAAAATCAGCTTTAAATCTAAATGTTAAACTATATTCGAATCATGCCGCTATACAGTTGTTATATGAACAAGATCGCGTTGTAGGTGCAATTTTTAAAACCCCTGAAGGGCTGGTTAAAATTCGTGCCAAACAAGGTGTTGTTCTTGCAACAGGTGGTTTTCCACATGATGAAAAACGTAAACAACAACTTTTTGAACACGTTTCTTTAGGCACTCCACACTACTCAGCAGCACCTGAAACGAATACAGGTGATGGTTTAAAACTTGCTGAATCTGTAGGTGCTAGTGTATCAGAGAATCTTCCATGGGCTGGAGCTTGGGCCCCTGTGTCGTTAATTCCTCGTTTGGATGGCACACTTGGGCGGTTTCCACATTTAGTTGAACGTGGTAAACCAGGTTTAATTGCGGTACTTAAAAATGGGCAACGTTTTACCAATGAAGGTGATTCGTATCCAGCCTTTATTAAAGATATGTTAAAAAATACAGTTAAAGGTGAATTATCACGCTGCTGGCTCATTTGTGACCATAAATTTATTCGTCGCTATGGCTTAGGTGCTGTAAAACCATTTCCGATTTCAATGCAACCTTGGTTGGAAAATGGCTATCTAAAATCTGCAAACAATCTTGAAGCATTGGCAGCACAATGTGGCATTCAAGCAGAAGCACTGAAAAATACAGTCACGACTTATAATATTCATGCGAAAAATGGAATAGATCCTGAATTTCATCGGGGTACAACTCCGTATCAAAAAGCACAAGGTGATGCTGATCATCAGCCTAATCCATGTATAGCACCAATTGTACATGCGCCATTTTATGCGGTTGAAATTGTTCCTGGTAGTTTAGGTACTTTTGCTGGTCTTCACACCGATACAGCGTCACGTGTACTTGATAAAAACACTCAATTACCAATTCCAGGTTTATATGCTGTTGGTAATGATATGAACAGCATTATGGGGGGGCAATATCCAAGTGGTGGCATTACTTTAGGACCAGCCATGACGTTTGGCTATCTTGCCGGACAGCACTTGGCAGATACAGCTTTAAATGCCTGTACAAAAAATATGGATGGAACATAA
- a CDS encoding FAD-dependent oxidoreductase codes for MEKTVDLLVIGAGAAGMSAALFAKLNGLDVLLCEKDHQVGGTTATSGGTIWAPGSHLSEQAGVADDIEQARNFLKSVVADRGGEYLRDAFLDSSPKMIRDLAQHTTVKLNACLAHPDYIKNQPGEAFGGRALAPAEFDGRLLGSDFKYLKPPRPEFMGLGGMMVNRNELNALLNPFSSGKNLITTFKVVVPYLLSRLNYPRGTRLVMGNALAGSLFYNLKQQQVAVWLDSPLQELIYENNQVVGAKILHKQKVITVKTRKGVVLATGGVGWNSELRNRLFPKGIIDDSLSPRSNTGDGLILANKIGAQIDPSVDSSVLYFPCSIHTHKNGYKAIWPHIILDRAKPGVIAVNADGHRFVNESDSYHDFCMAQIKSNKTQQKIVSYLICDATAIQKYGLGFVLPGAKKLNYYLREKYLHSADSLEDLAQEVGIDAKQLTQTVQRYNSFAEKGIDIDFGKGSGVMNRFNGDPEIKPNPCLGQLTQGPYYALAITPMDCASSGGLAGDEFGRVLNEQHQPIIGLFACGNDLTSIFKGTYPGPGTTLGPAMVFAWRIAQFASGKLHPKTNSQPNLQSHSALNFTQEHVCA; via the coding sequence ATGGAAAAAACCGTAGATTTACTGGTGATTGGTGCGGGTGCTGCAGGTATGTCAGCAGCGCTATTTGCAAAATTAAATGGGCTAGATGTTTTGCTTTGTGAAAAAGATCATCAAGTTGGCGGAACAACGGCAACATCAGGTGGCACGATTTGGGCCCCAGGTTCACATCTTAGTGAACAAGCGGGGGTTGCCGATGATATTGAACAAGCTCGAAATTTTCTAAAGTCAGTTGTGGCTGATCGAGGTGGTGAATATCTTCGAGATGCTTTTTTAGATTCAAGTCCGAAAATGATTAGAGATTTAGCTCAACATACCACAGTAAAACTTAACGCTTGTTTAGCACATCCAGATTATATTAAAAATCAGCCTGGTGAGGCTTTTGGTGGTCGTGCACTTGCACCAGCAGAATTTGATGGTCGTTTACTTGGATCTGATTTTAAATATTTAAAACCACCACGTCCAGAATTTATGGGTTTAGGTGGCATGATGGTTAATCGTAATGAATTAAATGCGTTGCTTAACCCATTTTCATCAGGAAAAAATTTAATAACGACGTTTAAAGTTGTAGTACCTTACTTATTATCACGCCTAAATTATCCACGTGGTACACGTTTAGTAATGGGCAATGCTTTAGCAGGCAGCTTGTTTTATAACTTGAAACAACAGCAAGTTGCTGTTTGGTTAGATTCTCCATTACAAGAACTCATCTATGAAAATAATCAAGTTGTTGGCGCAAAAATTTTACATAAGCAAAAAGTTATTACAGTTAAAACTCGTAAAGGTGTGGTATTAGCAACTGGTGGTGTAGGCTGGAATAGTGAATTACGTAACCGTTTATTTCCAAAAGGGATTATTGATGATTCACTTTCACCTCGCTCAAATACAGGTGATGGTTTAATTCTTGCCAATAAAATTGGTGCACAAATCGATCCATCTGTAGATAGCAGCGTATTATATTTTCCATGCTCTATTCATACACATAAAAATGGCTATAAAGCGATTTGGCCACATATTATTTTAGATCGTGCGAAACCTGGTGTTATCGCGGTGAATGCTGATGGACATCGTTTTGTCAATGAATCAGATTCATATCATGATTTTTGTATGGCACAAATTAAGTCGAATAAAACCCAACAAAAAATTGTGTCTTATCTGATTTGCGACGCAACTGCAATACAAAAATATGGATTGGGTTTCGTTTTGCCAGGTGCTAAAAAACTTAATTATTATTTACGTGAAAAATATTTACATAGTGCCGATAGCCTAGAGGATTTAGCTCAAGAGGTTGGAATAGATGCAAAACAATTAACCCAAACTGTTCAACGTTATAACTCATTTGCAGAAAAAGGCATTGATATTGATTTTGGTAAAGGTTCAGGGGTAATGAACCGTTTTAATGGTGATCCAGAGATAAAGCCGAATCCATGTTTAGGTCAATTAACTCAAGGCCCTTATTACGCACTCGCAATTACGCCAATGGACTGTGCGAGTAGTGGCGGTCTAGCTGGCGATGAGTTCGGACGTGTATTAAATGAACAGCATCAGCCAATCATAGGATTATTTGCTTGTGGTAATGACTTAACTTCGATTTTTAAAGGCACATATCCAGGACCTGGAACAACCTTAGGACCAGCAATGGTTTTTGCATGGCGAATTGCACAATTTGCTTCAGGTAAGCTTCACCCCAAAACCAATTCACAACCAAACTTACAATCACATTCAGCACTAAACTTTACACAGGAGCATGTTTGCGCATGA
- a CDS encoding NIPSNAP family protein: MKFYQLMNITIKMGTAATVANGIQEYYANTDVTAKLLGVWFSDIGQLNQVIVLSSFDSQQNIDIERARLAAQENIFANAENIIKYSVENFAGFDFLPEVELGEFGPVYEIRTYELKHGGLPHVLNAWNNAVPERTKYSKLTVAMYALDGTPRIVSIWPYESLNARSEIRAQSVADGIWPPKGGPQWLTYEMQSIIALPTAISPLK; this comes from the coding sequence ATGAAATTTTATCAATTAATGAATATCACGATTAAAATGGGTACTGCTGCTACAGTCGCTAATGGCATTCAAGAATATTATGCAAATACAGATGTTACAGCTAAATTGCTCGGTGTCTGGTTCTCTGATATTGGTCAATTGAATCAAGTCATCGTTTTAAGTAGTTTTGATTCACAACAAAATATTGATATTGAAAGAGCGCGTTTAGCAGCACAAGAAAATATTTTTGCTAATGCTGAAAACATTATTAAATATTCTGTAGAAAATTTTGCAGGCTTTGATTTCTTACCAGAAGTTGAATTGGGTGAGTTTGGTCCTGTTTATGAAATTCGTACCTATGAATTAAAACATGGTGGTTTACCACATGTACTAAATGCATGGAATAATGCAGTTCCAGAACGGACCAAATACTCAAAATTAACCGTTGCAATGTATGCTTTAGATGGTACACCACGTATTGTCAGTATTTGGCCATATGAATCATTAAATGCACGTTCAGAAATTCGTGCTCAATCAGTTGCAGATGGTATTTGGCCACCTAAAGGTGGACCGCAATGGCTTACCTATGAAATGCAATCAATAATTGCATTACCGACTGCAATTTCCCCACTGAAATAA